From the Lathyrus oleraceus cultivar Zhongwan6 chromosome 4, CAAS_Psat_ZW6_1.0, whole genome shotgun sequence genome, one window contains:
- the LOC127137286 gene encoding uncharacterized protein LOC127137286: MSQIAQQLAGSQTQGALPSATVTNPREHNNVSAVTTRSGKEKEAPEKDDDQEDQLLEVDLDIKENKVVSEEVTVPKTVVKEKVSESKSIVKLPFPIRNKKKEQHEKNFEKLLEMFKKLEINIPFLEALEQMPSYAKFMKDIISKRRSTDTDSIVLTETCSVILQGMKIPVKKKDRGSVTIPYTIGDRSFKKALYRLGGKYFVILEMPEDEEIPLILGRPFLEIGRCLIDIEEGTMTLKVYDEELKIDVRNTMKYKDDVATSQHIEVIYQMILKENPLGEQKLPLERVLSLSIFEDTQGVDE, from the exons ATGAGTCAGATTGCTCAACAACTTGCGGGTTCGCAAACACAGGGTGCTTTACCAAGTGCTACAGTTACAAATCCAAGAGAAcataataatgtgagtgcggtaaccACAAGGAGTGGTAAGGAAAAAGAAGCCCCTGAAAAAGATGATGACCAAGAAGAccaattgcttgaagttgattTGGATATAAAAGAAAATAAGGTTGTGAGTGAAGAGGTGACGGTACCTAAAACAGTGGTTAAAGAAAAAGTTAGTGAATCAAAGTCGATTGTCAAACTCCCTTTCCCCAtaagaaataagaagaaagagCAACATGAGAAGAACTTCGAGAAATTATTGGAGATGTTCAAAAAGCTTGAGATTAACATTCCGTTCTTGGAGGCACTTGAGCAAATGCCCTCTTATGCTAAATTCATGAAGGATATTATTTCAAAAAGGAGGAGCACTGACACTGACTCTATTGTACTAACCGAAACTTGTAGTGttattttgcagggtatgaagattccggTAAAGAAAAAAGATCGAGGCTCGGTAACTATCCCTTACACTATCGGGGATAGATCTTTCAAAAAGGCCCTTTATCGACTTGGGGGCAAGT ACTTTGTAATCTtagaaatgccggaagatgaagagataccaCTCATTCTTGGTAGACCATTTTTGGAGATCGGGAGATGTTTGATAGATATAGAAGAGGGCACCATGACTCTAAAAGTTTATGACgaagagttaaaaattgatgtgcgtaacaccatgaaatacaaagatgatgtTGCCACCAGTCAACACATAGAGGTGATTTATCAAATGATTCTGAAAGAAAATCCTCTAGGTGAACAAAAATTACCCTTGGAGAGAGTTCTAAGTTTATCAATCTTTGAAGACACTCAAGGAGTTGATGAATAG